In one Limisphaera ngatamarikiensis genomic region, the following are encoded:
- the csm6 gene encoding CRISPR-associated ring nuclease Csm6, with amino-acid sequence MKAASQKDLKQAGRKATGDGTSSVNPGTAAVEMSGGMEPAEPDDREVVLLAVTGMSPAVLTETIWALAHPVDGSPLVVPHRVIAVTTAEGKRMLSRLFEPSDALGGAAPWEALRTALEHEGLPVADRLRFGRTGDDIRVITRVDPTRQESEELADIRTGADNEAAANFLLDQVRGLVENPDTRLIVSIAGGRKTMSALLYACMTLVGRETDALTHVLVSEPYEGLPGFWFPGQPGGPVMDPSGVRHDPARARVELAWVPFVSLRQFLVKELGRKPGTFTRLVELCRRQIRRRSAEDLKLTLDTQRSELEVNGVRINLAPAEMLMFLFLALRAKRNEPAFPSYKDALDELNAFREEQRELAREHPVSWRGAGSLQGVWDEHDLARAVASVRQKLRDAGGDASVLSDCLPSKGRCSLDVPGSLIYVR; translated from the coding sequence ATGAAAGCTGCGTCGCAAAAGGACCTCAAACAGGCCGGGCGGAAGGCAACCGGGGACGGTACCTCTTCGGTGAATCCGGGGACGGCTGCGGTGGAGATGTCAGGTGGTATGGAGCCTGCCGAGCCGGATGACAGGGAGGTGGTGTTGCTGGCGGTGACCGGTATGTCGCCGGCGGTACTGACGGAGACGATCTGGGCGCTGGCGCATCCGGTGGATGGGTCGCCCCTGGTGGTGCCGCATCGGGTCATTGCGGTGACGACGGCCGAGGGAAAGCGGATGTTAAGCCGGTTGTTCGAGCCTTCGGACGCTCTGGGCGGGGCGGCTCCCTGGGAGGCTCTGCGGACAGCTCTGGAGCACGAGGGGTTGCCCGTGGCGGATCGGCTCCGGTTCGGTCGGACCGGTGATGACATTCGGGTCATCACGCGGGTGGATCCGACCCGGCAAGAAAGCGAGGAACTGGCGGACATTCGCACCGGGGCGGACAATGAAGCGGCGGCGAACTTCCTGTTGGATCAGGTTCGGGGGTTGGTGGAGAACCCTGACACGCGGTTGATTGTTTCCATTGCGGGCGGACGCAAGACGATGAGCGCGCTGTTGTATGCGTGCATGACGCTGGTGGGGCGGGAAACCGACGCACTGACGCACGTGTTGGTGTCGGAGCCGTATGAGGGGTTGCCGGGGTTCTGGTTTCCTGGGCAGCCCGGCGGTCCGGTGATGGATCCCTCGGGGGTGCGCCACGACCCGGCACGGGCCCGGGTGGAACTGGCCTGGGTGCCGTTTGTGTCGTTGCGGCAGTTTCTTGTGAAAGAGCTGGGGCGTAAGCCCGGGACGTTCACGCGGCTGGTGGAGCTTTGTCGGCGCCAGATCCGGCGGCGATCGGCCGAGGACCTGAAGCTCACGCTTGATACGCAACGGTCGGAGTTGGAGGTCAACGGGGTTCGGATCAACCTGGCGCCGGCGGAGATGTTGATGTTCCTGTTTCTGGCGCTGCGGGCCAAGCGCAACGAGCCGGCGTTCCCGTCGTACAAGGATGCCCTGGACGAGCTGAATGCGTTTCGGGAGGAACAGCGCGAGCTGGCCAGGGAACATCCGGTCAGTTGGCGTGGGGCTGGTTCGCTGCAGGGGGTGTGGGATGAACACGACCTGGCCCGCGCGGTTGCGTCGGTACGGCAAAAGCTGCGGGATGCGGGTGGGGATGCGTCCGTTTTGTCGGATTGTTTGCCTTCAAAAGGGCGCTGCAGCCTTGATGTGCCGGGTTCATTGATTTACGTGCGGTGA
- a CDS encoding prepilin-type N-terminal cleavage/methylation domain-containing protein, translating into MKSGRWQGEILRTVATADRRFRVAIRAGGFTLIELLVVIAIIAILAGMLLPALSRAKAKAQRMSCVSNLRQLGQGTMMYVQDFAGRLPPWRVGLPNEDDLSASHYSRYVVNGPANAKAPQNIPVPGWTWQNGGYLYPLKYTGDGTIFFCPAFKEGPFSSGYYAPLLTTDVGGDVRSSYLYNPRTVNAGNQPGPIDTHRRYRRESQLEPHKLFAVDVIQGLNFWAHAREGGFNVLFTDGSVKWSKHPDVTRWNLDNSYLQARVLDLMFDRLEQGAR; encoded by the coding sequence ATGAAATCAGGACGCTGGCAAGGTGAGATCCTCCGGACGGTAGCGACGGCGGATCGGCGGTTCCGGGTCGCCATTCGGGCCGGAGGATTTACGCTGATTGAGTTGCTGGTGGTCATTGCCATCATCGCCATATTGGCGGGGATGTTGTTGCCGGCGCTGTCCCGGGCGAAGGCCAAGGCCCAGCGGATGTCCTGTGTGAGCAATCTGCGGCAGTTGGGCCAGGGCACGATGATGTATGTGCAGGACTTTGCGGGCCGGCTGCCGCCGTGGCGGGTGGGGTTGCCGAACGAGGACGACCTGAGCGCGTCGCATTACAGTCGGTACGTGGTCAACGGCCCGGCCAATGCGAAGGCGCCCCAGAACATTCCGGTACCCGGCTGGACATGGCAGAACGGCGGGTATCTGTATCCGCTCAAGTACACCGGGGACGGCACCATTTTCTTCTGTCCGGCGTTCAAGGAGGGACCGTTCAGCAGCGGTTATTATGCACCGTTATTGACCACGGATGTGGGTGGCGACGTGCGGTCGAGTTATCTTTACAATCCGCGCACGGTGAATGCAGGGAACCAGCCGGGCCCGATCGACACCCATCGGCGGTATCGGCGGGAGAGTCAGTTGGAGCCGCACAAGCTGTTTGCGGTGGATGTGATTCAGGGGTTGAACTTTTGGGCGCACGCCCGGGAGGGCGGATTCAACGTGCTGTTCACCGACGGGTCGGTGAAGTGGTCGAAGCATCCGGACGTGACCCGTTGGAATTTGGACAACAGCTATCTGCAGGCGCGGGTTTTGGATTTGATGTTTGACCGGTTGGAACAGGGCGCCCGGTAG
- a CDS encoding serine/threonine-protein kinase, whose protein sequence is MARFGRFVLLERVKSGGMAEIWLARDDAHHHYALRVMHAALESRRAARRRFLHGCKVLADLQPHPFIVRYYEHGRQDGRHYLLMEYVEGENLKERAARMDPVVTEHIAQILLDMAAALEHMHNRGYMHLDFKPENVLITPGASIRLVDFDIAQPIPRTPVRLDRNPGTPSYMAPEQLLHQPLDQRVDIFAYGVTAYELLTHQKPFEGSSPDEILRSQQDPTRLRPPRELNPDVPPALERILLRCLQPDPNRRYALMSHLRHDLEQVLYR, encoded by the coding sequence ATGGCACGGTTCGGGCGATTCGTGTTGCTCGAGCGTGTCAAAAGCGGCGGGATGGCGGAGATCTGGTTGGCCCGCGACGACGCGCATCATCACTATGCCCTGCGCGTCATGCACGCCGCGCTGGAATCGCGCCGCGCCGCCCGACGTCGCTTCCTCCACGGTTGCAAGGTGCTCGCCGACCTCCAACCGCACCCGTTCATCGTCCGGTACTACGAACACGGCCGCCAGGACGGCCGCCATTACCTCCTGATGGAGTACGTGGAGGGCGAAAACCTCAAGGAACGCGCCGCCCGCATGGACCCTGTGGTGACCGAGCATATCGCCCAAATCCTCCTCGACATGGCCGCCGCCCTCGAACACATGCACAACCGCGGCTATATGCACCTCGATTTCAAACCCGAAAACGTCCTCATCACACCCGGCGCCAGCATCCGCCTGGTGGATTTCGACATCGCCCAGCCCATCCCCAGAACCCCCGTCCGACTCGACCGCAACCCCGGCACCCCTTCCTACATGGCCCCGGAACAGCTCCTGCACCAGCCCCTCGACCAGCGGGTGGACATCTTCGCCTACGGCGTCACCGCCTACGAATTGCTCACCCACCAGAAGCCCTTCGAAGGCAGCTCCCCGGATGAAATCCTCCGCAGCCAACAGGACCCAACCCGACTTCGCCCCCCGCGCGAACTCAACCCCGACGTGCCGCCCGCCCTGGAGCGCATCCTCCTCCGATGTCTCCAACCCGACCCCAACCGGCGCTACGCCCTCATGAGCCATCTCCGGCACGACCTCGAGCAGGTCTTGTATCGCTGA
- the metH gene encoding methionine synthase — MEPSRCQSATELESLLHRRIVLLDGAMGTLIQQQGLNESDVRGERFQHHTGKPLKGNHDLLVLTRPELILSLHRQYLEAGADIIETNTFSSTTIGQHEFFGPAPAGPRKDEDYFEQVVSDPGLRQLVADLNLAAARLARRAADEISHRTGSPRFVAGAIGPMPVTASLSPDVSDAGFRAVNFDQLRRAYRDQIEALIAGGVDLLLIETIFDTLNAKAAVFAAEEVFESLGRRLPLMISGTITDRSGRTLIGQTLEAFWISIEHARPLTIGLNCALGPREMRPFAEELARLAPVYTCFYPNAGLPDPLSPTGFPETPESLATQLQEWARAGWVNILGGCCGTTPAHIRRLAEAVRDCPPRTIPQVPRTLRLSGLEPLKFTPETNFVNIGERTNVAGSPKFARLIREGDYAGAVAIARQQVESGAQALDVCMDEALLDGVRAMTRFLRLLLSEPDVARVPIMVDSSNWAVLEAGLRCLPGKGIVNSLSLKEGEEKFLQLARQVRRYGAALVVMAFDERGQADTFERKIEVCRRSYELLTQKAGFPPEDIIFDPNVLTVGTGIEEHANYAVDFIRATRWIKENLPGSRVSGGISNVSFSFRGNNQVREAMHSVFLYHAIRAGLDMGIVNAGLLAVYEDIPAELRERVEDVILNRRPDATERLIQYAEQLKAAGMARGGERTGASGTPEWRQWPVEERLKHALIHGIDTYIETDTEEARQKLGHPLAVIEGPLMAGMNIVGDLFGAGKMFLPQVVKSARVMKKAVACLTPWLEREKAERLAAGHAVQPQGRIVLATVKGDVHDIGKNIVGVVLACNNYEVIDLGVMVPCERILETARERRADIIGLSGLITPSLDEMVHVAREMDRQGFTQPLLIGGATTSKAHTAVKIAPAYRNPVIHVLDASRAVPVVSQLLHPEQRETFIRQIREEYEQVRRAHQTRQQPLLTLQEARARAPKLDYSDRPQPEFLGLCVLHPAEDPPPAPLPPGVRAAPVALADLVRYIDWSPFFHAWELRGRYPAILDHPQHGAQARQLFADARKLLEQIVHQHRLKPRGVYGFFPAWRIGDDIEVYADPTGTRPLARLHFLRQQMPKDDGSPNWCLADFVASPNDAGPGGPDFIGAFAVTSGHGLEAVVREFKAAHDDYQAILAEALADRLAEAFAEWLHARVRREWGYGRDENLTPEDLIEERYRGIRPAAGYPACPDHTEKAILWQLLQPDTWADIRLTDSYAMWPGSSVSGLYFAHPEARYFGVGKIGPDQLRDYAARKGVPTEEMARWLAPWLAEG; from the coding sequence ATGGAACCGAGTCGCTGCCAGTCCGCGACCGAACTCGAATCGCTTCTGCACCGGCGCATCGTCCTTCTGGACGGCGCCATGGGCACCCTCATCCAGCAGCAGGGTCTGAACGAAAGCGATGTCCGCGGCGAGCGATTCCAGCACCACACCGGCAAACCCCTCAAGGGCAATCACGATCTCCTCGTCCTCACCCGGCCCGAGTTGATCCTGTCCCTCCACCGCCAGTACCTGGAAGCCGGCGCCGACATCATTGAAACCAACACCTTTTCCTCCACCACCATCGGCCAGCACGAGTTTTTCGGGCCGGCACCCGCCGGACCGCGCAAGGACGAGGACTACTTCGAGCAGGTGGTTTCGGATCCCGGCCTGCGCCAGCTGGTCGCCGATCTGAACCTTGCCGCCGCGCGCCTGGCCCGCCGGGCCGCCGACGAGATCAGCCATCGGACCGGGTCCCCACGATTTGTCGCCGGGGCCATCGGCCCCATGCCCGTCACCGCCAGCCTGTCGCCCGATGTCAGTGACGCCGGCTTTCGCGCCGTCAATTTCGACCAGCTGCGACGCGCCTACCGCGACCAGATCGAAGCCCTCATCGCCGGCGGGGTGGACCTGCTGCTGATCGAAACCATCTTCGACACCCTCAACGCCAAGGCCGCCGTGTTCGCAGCCGAGGAGGTGTTCGAGTCGCTGGGCCGGCGCCTGCCCCTCATGATCTCCGGCACCATCACGGATCGTTCCGGCCGCACCCTCATCGGCCAGACGCTGGAGGCGTTCTGGATCTCCATCGAACACGCCAGGCCCCTGACCATCGGACTCAACTGCGCCCTCGGTCCCCGTGAAATGCGCCCCTTTGCCGAGGAACTGGCCCGCTTGGCCCCCGTCTACACCTGTTTCTACCCCAATGCAGGATTGCCGGACCCGCTTTCGCCCACCGGGTTTCCGGAAACCCCGGAAAGCCTCGCCACCCAGTTACAGGAATGGGCCCGGGCCGGCTGGGTCAACATCCTCGGTGGCTGCTGCGGCACCACGCCCGCTCACATCCGACGACTCGCCGAGGCCGTGCGCGATTGCCCGCCCCGTACAATCCCCCAGGTCCCGCGCACCCTGCGCCTCAGCGGACTCGAACCGCTCAAGTTCACCCCCGAAACCAATTTCGTAAACATTGGCGAGCGCACCAACGTGGCCGGCTCACCCAAATTCGCGCGGCTGATCCGCGAGGGCGACTACGCCGGTGCGGTGGCCATCGCCCGGCAACAGGTCGAGTCCGGCGCCCAGGCCCTCGACGTGTGCATGGATGAGGCCCTGCTGGACGGCGTCCGGGCCATGACCCGGTTCCTTCGCCTGTTGCTCAGCGAACCGGACGTCGCGCGCGTTCCCATCATGGTGGACTCCTCCAACTGGGCCGTGCTGGAAGCCGGCCTGCGCTGTCTGCCCGGCAAGGGCATCGTCAACTCGCTCTCCCTCAAGGAAGGTGAGGAGAAATTCCTCCAACTGGCACGGCAGGTCCGTCGTTACGGGGCTGCCCTCGTGGTCATGGCGTTCGACGAGCGCGGTCAGGCCGACACCTTCGAACGCAAGATCGAGGTTTGCCGTCGCAGCTACGAATTGTTGACGCAAAAGGCCGGTTTTCCCCCGGAGGACATCATCTTTGACCCCAACGTCCTCACCGTCGGCACCGGCATCGAGGAACACGCCAACTACGCCGTGGACTTCATCCGTGCCACCCGTTGGATCAAGGAGAACCTGCCGGGCTCACGCGTCAGCGGCGGCATCAGCAACGTCTCGTTCAGCTTCCGCGGCAACAACCAGGTCCGCGAAGCCATGCACAGCGTCTTCCTCTACCACGCCATCCGCGCCGGCCTCGACATGGGTATCGTCAACGCCGGCCTGCTGGCCGTGTACGAAGACATCCCCGCCGAGCTGCGCGAACGCGTCGAGGACGTCATCCTCAACCGCAGGCCCGACGCCACGGAACGGCTCATCCAGTACGCCGAACAGCTGAAGGCCGCCGGCATGGCCCGCGGCGGTGAACGCACGGGTGCCTCCGGCACGCCCGAATGGCGTCAATGGCCCGTGGAGGAACGCCTCAAACACGCGCTCATCCACGGGATCGACACCTACATCGAAACCGACACCGAGGAGGCCCGCCAAAAACTCGGTCATCCGCTGGCCGTGATCGAAGGACCGCTCATGGCCGGCATGAACATCGTGGGCGACCTTTTCGGCGCGGGGAAAATGTTCCTGCCCCAGGTGGTCAAATCCGCCCGCGTCATGAAAAAGGCCGTCGCCTGTCTCACCCCCTGGCTGGAGAGGGAAAAGGCGGAACGTCTCGCCGCCGGTCACGCCGTTCAACCCCAGGGCCGGATCGTGCTCGCCACGGTCAAGGGTGACGTGCACGACATCGGCAAAAACATCGTGGGCGTCGTGCTGGCCTGCAACAACTACGAGGTCATTGACCTCGGGGTCATGGTCCCCTGCGAACGCATCCTCGAGACGGCGCGGGAGCGACGGGCCGACATTATCGGCCTGAGCGGGCTCATCACCCCCTCCCTGGACGAAATGGTGCATGTGGCGCGGGAGATGGATCGGCAGGGGTTCACCCAGCCCCTGCTCATCGGCGGGGCCACCACGAGCAAGGCCCACACCGCCGTCAAAATCGCCCCCGCCTATCGCAACCCGGTCATCCACGTCCTGGACGCCAGCCGCGCGGTTCCCGTGGTCAGCCAGCTCCTTCACCCGGAGCAGCGCGAGACTTTCATCCGCCAAATCCGCGAAGAATACGAACAGGTCCGCAGGGCCCATCAAACCCGGCAGCAACCCTTGCTGACCCTCCAGGAAGCCCGCGCCCGCGCCCCCAAACTGGACTACTCCGACCGGCCCCAACCCGAATTCCTCGGCCTCTGCGTCCTGCATCCTGCCGAGGATCCACCGCCCGCCCCTCTGCCGCCAGGGGTCCGTGCCGCCCCCGTCGCCCTGGCCGACCTGGTCCGCTACATCGATTGGTCCCCCTTTTTCCACGCCTGGGAACTGCGCGGCCGGTATCCGGCCATTCTCGACCACCCGCAGCACGGAGCCCAGGCCCGACAACTCTTCGCCGACGCCCGGAAACTCCTGGAACAGATCGTGCACCAACACCGACTCAAACCCCGCGGCGTCTATGGGTTCTTCCCCGCCTGGCGGATCGGTGACGATATCGAGGTCTATGCCGACCCCACCGGCACCCGCCCGCTGGCACGGCTGCATTTCCTCCGCCAGCAAATGCCCAAGGACGACGGTTCGCCGAACTGGTGCCTCGCCGACTTCGTCGCTTCGCCCAACGATGCCGGACCCGGCGGCCCGGACTTTATCGGCGCCTTTGCCGTCACCAGCGGACACGGACTCGAAGCCGTGGTGCGGGAATTCAAAGCCGCCCACGACGACTACCAGGCCATCCTCGCCGAAGCACTCGCGGATCGCCTGGCCGAGGCCTTCGCCGAATGGCTCCACGCCCGCGTCCGACGCGAATGGGGCTACGGCCGGGACGAAAACCTCACACCCGAGGACCTCATCGAGGAACGCTACCGCGGAATCCGACCCGCGGCCGGGTACCCCGCCTGCCCCGATCACACGGAAAAGGCCATCCTCTGGCAGTTGCTCCAGCCCGACACCTGGGCCGACATACGCCTCACCGACTCCTACGCCATGTGGCCCGGAAGTAGCGTCAGCGGACTCTATTTCGCTCACCCCGAGGCCCGGTACTTCGGCGTGGGCAAGATCGGCCCCGACCAACTCCGGGATTACGCCGCCCGAAAAGGCGTCCCAACCGAGGAAATGGCCCGATGGCTGGCCCCGTGGTTGGCCGAAGGCTGA
- the priA gene encoding replication restart helicase PriA → MVARVILEVALGRELDYLVPSELEGQIKPGTRVEVPLGRRKAFGLVTEVAKDSPSPNLKPILRVVATPSLVTPTVLRLARWIAEYYCCPPEVAFRSVLPGAVRHPDADWRRRLYVRLTPPQGPLPRLSPRQKEILHVVEERRALPLTELQQLTGANVATIRRLEDKGLVEIVPQIEERDPWAREQILPTTPLTLNEAQSQAVRAIVEALDRLTPRPAAVSDPSPDARPGAPASPGVFLLHGVTGSGKTEVYLQAIAAALERGRGAIVLVPEISLTPQTVERFKARFCTGPLRTLVAVLHSHLSAGERHDEWHKIRQGRARIVIGARSAIFAPVQNPGLIIVDEEHEPTYKQEEAPRYHARDLAVVRGRLEPAVVVLGSATPSLESYHNARQGKYTLLTLPERVDARKMPRVRVVDMRAALRSNRGVTMFSPQLREAILQRLERGEQVILFLNRRGYATALQCPKCGFVAQCPNCSVAFTYHRAGQRLLCHICGESRTVPAACPNPRCGDPAIRYAGMGTQRVEEALLRLFPTARVQRMDSDILQRKEEYRRILGEFRAGKIDILVGTQMIAKGLHFPNVTLVGIVHADLTLHQPDFRAAERTFQLLTQVAGRAGRGDIEGEVIVQSFTPYHPAIQYARRHDFEGFYEQEIEFRSQLRYPPFTRVALLTVRGRNEEKVRFVASHLRRELETHLAGWDDLIMSGPAPAPLERAQSYYRHHLMLRTRRMLQLARELARWLHQVRLPEDVRLTVDVDPVNLL, encoded by the coding sequence ATGGTAGCCCGCGTCATCCTCGAAGTGGCCCTGGGCAGGGAGCTCGATTACCTTGTGCCCTCCGAATTGGAAGGCCAAATCAAGCCCGGCACACGTGTGGAGGTGCCTCTGGGACGCAGAAAGGCCTTCGGCCTGGTGACCGAAGTCGCCAAAGATTCCCCTTCACCCAACCTCAAACCCATTCTGCGCGTCGTTGCAACACCCTCCCTCGTGACGCCGACCGTCCTCCGACTCGCCCGCTGGATCGCAGAATACTACTGTTGTCCGCCCGAGGTCGCCTTTCGCAGTGTATTGCCCGGAGCGGTGCGGCATCCGGACGCCGACTGGCGCCGGCGCCTCTACGTAAGGCTCACCCCGCCCCAAGGGCCGCTCCCCCGACTTTCCCCGCGTCAGAAGGAAATCCTGCACGTGGTCGAGGAACGCCGGGCCCTGCCACTGACCGAACTCCAGCAGCTGACCGGTGCCAACGTGGCCACCATCCGCCGGCTCGAGGACAAAGGACTGGTGGAAATCGTCCCGCAGATCGAAGAACGCGACCCGTGGGCCCGTGAACAGATCCTCCCCACCACGCCCCTCACCCTCAACGAGGCCCAGTCCCAAGCCGTGCGCGCCATCGTGGAAGCGCTCGACCGCCTGACCCCCCGACCCGCGGCGGTGTCCGACCCCTCCCCGGACGCCCGGCCCGGCGCCCCCGCTTCGCCCGGAGTCTTCCTCCTCCACGGCGTCACCGGCAGCGGCAAAACCGAGGTCTACCTTCAGGCCATCGCAGCCGCGCTGGAACGGGGCAGGGGCGCCATCGTGCTCGTGCCGGAAATCTCCCTCACCCCGCAAACGGTCGAGCGATTCAAGGCCCGCTTCTGCACCGGCCCCCTGCGCACCCTGGTCGCCGTACTTCACAGCCACCTCTCCGCCGGCGAACGCCACGACGAATGGCACAAGATCCGTCAGGGCCGCGCCCGCATCGTCATCGGGGCCCGATCGGCCATCTTCGCTCCGGTCCAGAACCCGGGCCTTATCATCGTGGACGAGGAACATGAACCCACCTACAAACAGGAGGAAGCGCCCCGATACCACGCCCGCGACTTGGCCGTCGTCCGCGGTCGACTCGAGCCGGCCGTCGTTGTCCTGGGTTCGGCCACACCCTCCCTGGAGAGCTATCACAACGCGCGCCAGGGGAAATACACCCTCCTCACGCTGCCCGAACGGGTGGATGCCCGCAAAATGCCGCGCGTGCGCGTGGTGGACATGCGCGCCGCGCTCCGTTCCAACCGCGGCGTCACCATGTTTTCTCCCCAACTCCGGGAGGCCATCCTCCAACGGCTGGAACGCGGGGAACAGGTCATCCTCTTCCTCAACCGGCGCGGTTACGCCACCGCCCTGCAATGCCCCAAGTGCGGTTTCGTAGCCCAATGCCCCAATTGCAGCGTGGCCTTCACCTATCACCGCGCCGGCCAGCGTCTCCTCTGCCACATCTGCGGGGAAAGCCGGACCGTGCCCGCCGCCTGTCCCAACCCCCGCTGCGGCGACCCGGCCATCCGGTACGCCGGCATGGGCACCCAACGGGTCGAAGAAGCGCTGCTGCGCCTGTTCCCCACCGCCCGCGTCCAGCGCATGGACTCGGACATCCTCCAGCGCAAGGAGGAGTACCGTCGCATCCTCGGCGAGTTCCGCGCCGGCAAAATTGACATCCTCGTCGGTACCCAGATGATCGCCAAGGGCCTCCACTTCCCCAACGTCACTCTCGTGGGAATTGTCCACGCCGATCTGACCCTGCACCAACCGGACTTCCGCGCCGCCGAAAGAACCTTTCAGTTGCTCACCCAGGTGGCCGGTCGGGCCGGCCGGGGGGACATCGAAGGCGAGGTCATCGTCCAATCCTTCACCCCTTACCATCCGGCCATCCAGTACGCCCGCCGGCACGATTTCGAGGGCTTTTACGAACAGGAAATCGAGTTCCGCTCCCAATTGCGCTACCCTCCCTTCACCCGTGTTGCCCTGCTGACCGTGCGCGGACGAAACGAGGAAAAGGTCCGGTTTGTGGCCTCGCACCTCCGGCGCGAACTGGAAACGCACCTGGCCGGCTGGGACGACCTCATCATGTCCGGACCCGCACCCGCGCCCCTGGAGCGCGCGCAATCCTACTACCGTCACCACCTCATGCTTCGAACCCGCCGCATGCTCCAACTTGCCCGCGAACTGGCCCGCTGGCTCCACCAGGTCCGGTTGCCCGAGGATGTCCGGCTCACCGTGGACGTGGACCCGGTCAACCTTCTATAA
- a CDS encoding RluA family pseudouridine synthase, with translation MEAKVTTIPLPVVYEDDELLVVNKPPGLVCHPTKPDGRSSLVEQLRLRGGPEATPHLVNRLDRETSGLVLVAKRRETASELGKLMEGRAVQKVYLAIVHGHVRDDRGRIEAPLGPDPESPVTIKDRVVATGVPAVTDYEVLCRFERPIPLRPDPGWWEDEAAASPVGERAGTTPVSEPRPFSLVRLWPGTGRKHQLRIHLAHLGHPVVGDKLYGGDPGLYLAFVEGRLTPEDRVRLILPAQALHAAGLSFWWRERRWVFAARPFPMFVEFLRGGGVDEAVLGEEGWGPDGAGFIEG, from the coding sequence ATGGAAGCAAAGGTGACGACCATTCCCTTGCCGGTGGTTTACGAGGACGACGAGTTGCTGGTGGTGAACAAGCCGCCCGGGTTGGTGTGTCATCCGACGAAGCCGGATGGTCGCTCCAGTTTGGTGGAGCAACTACGGTTGCGGGGCGGTCCGGAGGCGACGCCGCACCTGGTGAACCGACTGGACCGGGAAACGAGCGGGCTGGTGTTGGTGGCCAAGCGGCGCGAAACGGCCTCCGAGCTGGGCAAGCTGATGGAGGGTCGGGCGGTGCAAAAGGTTTATTTGGCGATCGTGCACGGGCATGTGAGGGACGATCGGGGACGGATCGAAGCGCCGCTGGGCCCGGATCCGGAAAGTCCCGTCACCATCAAGGACCGCGTCGTAGCCACGGGGGTACCGGCGGTGACCGACTACGAGGTCCTATGCCGGTTTGAACGGCCGATCCCGTTGAGGCCGGATCCGGGCTGGTGGGAAGACGAAGCGGCGGCTTCACCGGTGGGGGAACGTGCGGGCACAACTCCTGTGAGCGAGCCGCGACCGTTCAGTTTGGTGCGGTTGTGGCCCGGGACAGGTCGGAAGCATCAGTTGCGGATCCACCTGGCGCACCTGGGGCATCCCGTGGTGGGGGACAAGCTGTACGGGGGTGATCCGGGCCTGTATCTGGCGTTTGTGGAGGGGCGGTTGACGCCGGAGGATCGGGTGCGTCTGATTTTGCCGGCCCAAGCGTTGCATGCGGCGGGATTGTCGTTTTGGTGGCGGGAGCGCCGGTGGGTTTTTGCGGCCCGACCGTTTCCGATGTTTGTTGAGTTCTTGCGTGGCGGGGGTGTGGACGAGGCTGTGCTGGGGGAGGAAGGGTGGGGCCCGGACGGCGCGGGCTTTATAGAAGGTTGA